ACAAAGATAAAAAAGGAAAGCAAGGTAGCTTGGTTGGTGTGTTTAACGGAACACAAGCTGATTCCATTATAAGTTTAATTCGCGAACACATTTCAGAAGAGTTGCGCTATACCGTTAAAGAAGTTACTCTTGACATGGCTGGTAGCATGAATAAGATCGTAAGAAAATGTTTTCTAAAAGCTGAAATCACTACAGATCGATTTCATGTGCAAAAGCTGGCCAATGATGCCGTACAAGAGCTTAGAATTAAGCATAGGTGGAAGATAATAGATGATGAAAATGCAGAGTATAAGAAAGCGAAATTAGAAGGAAAATTGTATAAACCTGAAATATTGGAAAATGGTGATACACTGCGACAATTGATGGCTAGAGCTCGTTATGCATTGTATAAATCTCCGGAAAAATGGACTACATCTCAAGAAATCAGAGCTCGTTTATTATTTGAAAGATTTCCCGAAATTAAGAAAGCATACAGGCTCTCGGATGGACTTAGAAAAATATACAATCAATCTTTAGAACCAAATGTAGCTAGACTTAAACTAGCACAATGGTTCGATGAAATTGAAAGAGCCGGAATGGATTCTTTTAATTCAATAAAAAGAACTTTTGAAGTACATCATAAACAAATTGTTAATTATTTCTTGAATAGAAGTACAAACGCTTTTGCCGAATCTTTAAATGCTAAAATTAAAAATTTCAGAAGATCTTTAAGAGGGATTGTTGATTTAGATTTCTTCCTTTTTAGGTTATCTAAAATTTTTGCTTAGCTAAAAAAAAATGTGGAGTAGACCCAACTTTTGATGGTGACCCATTTTAATTGGTCTGGTTAAGCAATTAGTAGAATATTAAAGAGTATAATTCGATTCGAAACAGAAAAAAACTATTTTTGCCTCACAAAAATTATAGAAATGAACGAAAAGGCAAGAGAAGAATTGACAAAGTATCGTCGGTTGCGAGATGAGGTAAGCGAAGTAAGTAATAAGTTAGCTGCTTTGCACAAGAACGAAATGGCATGTAAAAAAGGCTGTTCCGATTGTTGTATGAATTTTCAGGTTTTGCCTGTAGAGTATTTCAGTATTCTTGAGGAATTAAAACAAAATCCGCCTGATGCCCATAAAGTACTAGATGAGGATGCCGAAGGCTGTAATTTTCTAATTGATGATTTGTGTCAGATTTATGAATCTCGTCCTTTTATTTGTCGAACCCATGGTTTGCCTCTGCTTTTTATGAATCAGGAAGGCGATGCCTGGGAATTGTCTGCTTGCCCATTAAACTTTACCAGTTTCGACGATTTTCATAGTGAGAATACTTTTCCGCAGGATACCTATAATAGTAAGTTATTTCTTATTAATCAGGAGTTTGTGAAAAATTATAAGGAAGAGCAATTTAACGATTTCGATCTGATATCAATAAATAGATTGGTGAAGGATTTAAAAAAATAATAAATACTCCTCGTTTTTTTGAGGAGTATCATAATTTGTTTCTAACACAACTGGGGATTCTTAGCTTTTACCGAGAACAATAGTAGTAATATAGCAGTGCTTACACCAATATATCCGGCCAAACTATAACTTCCTGTTAAAGTGAAAATTCTGCTAAAAAATAGAGGTGCAATAGCACTCGAGAATACAATCATCGACATTGCAAGTCCACTAATAGCACCTAAATGTTCTCTACCATAAAATCGAGGCCATGTAATTGCAGCTAAAACAGAAAATAATCCTCCCATTATACCATTTCCTAAAATTAGCACATAATACCCTAATGGGTATTCAAGAATTGCTACGCCTAAAGTAGCTAGCAAACAGCCTAAAAGGAAAATAATCAGCAATTTTTGTAAGCGAATATAGTCACTTACTAAATTTCCAATAACAGCCGAAATAATTGATATTACAGAGGCTGGAATAAATACGCTTAGTGCTTTCTGTTCTGATAATCCACACGAATCGAAGATTGAAATTACATTAAATGTAAACCCTGTAATGAAAAACGAATTAAAACTTAAGGCCAAAGCAAACACCCAAAATACCCAAGTGTTGCGAGCTTCTTTTAAGGTATATTGTTTTTTAGTCTTAAAAGTTGGATTGCTTTTTACTTTGGGTTTCAATTTTTTTCCATCTGGAATTAAGCCGCACTCCTCGGGATTATCGCGGAAGAAAACAAAAGCAAAAACAATAAAAAGAAGAGTTAAAACTGCGAGAATTTGATAAGTGATATTCCAATTAAACTTTCCAATTAGCATGGCAATAAAAAGAGGGGAGACTGCAAAGCCAAAAGATTGAAAAGCACTCGAAATACTATTGGCTAATCCTCTGCGCTGATCGAACCATTTCATAATTAAATTTCGCGATGCAAGAGTTAAAACACCTTGTCCCGAAAATCGAAGAAAAAAGAAGAATAAGGCTATGCAAACAAAGGAAATAACAGAAAAATTAATATCTGTAAATTCTGATATTCCCGCTGTAATTTTATTGGATACAGAGAATAACATTAGTGTAATTGTTAAGCCTAAGGCAGCAATTATTGCAGTAAATCTGGCTCCAAATTTATCGTAAATTTTTCCGGCATAGGTAAGAAAAAAAGAGCTGGTAACTGTTCCAATTAAATAGGCAGAGCTTAGTGCATCGCGACTTAATTGCAAAGATTCCATTAGGTAATCGGTAAAAACCGACACGCCCATAGTTTGCCCAGGAATACTACAAAGTACACCGAGTGTTCCGGCTATCAAACTTACCCATCCGTAAAAGATTGGGAATTTTTTAGGGGCAAAAGGATAATTAGGGTTTCTTTTCAAAGTAATTATAGTATTAAATTAAGGCTATAAAAATAAGGACTATTATAAAGCATTCTTACTTATTATTTTTGTTTACCCATTCTAAAACATCGCCAAACCTATAGTTTTCTAAATATGAAAAGTACTTGCTTTGTTTTAGTTTTAAGCGTGTAAAAATTGGTGTATTTATACCGCATAAAAATTTGGTAAGCAGTGTATTCGTATATTTATTTTCTAGTTTATCAATTGTTTGTCCACATAATTCCTCATAATCGAATTCGCTTAAAGCTTTTAAATGATTAGAGTTTTCAATTTTAATACTTCCAGACTTACAAACAGAACAGTGTCCGCATTTTTCCCACTCAGGATATTCACCAAAATAATTAGCCAGATTTTTACTAATACAAGTTTTAGATTCAAACAGGCTTAACATTTCTCGAATTCGGTTCACTTCAACTTCTTCTTTCTGTTTAAAACTATCGTAAAGTTCTTGTGCTATTTCATCAATATCAAAACTAGTATTAGTAATTGCAAAAACATCAACCATTAGTTTTGCTTCCAAATTAATTAATTGTTGTTTATCGAAATATTCTAATGCCGATACAATTCGATTTCTATCAGTCGGATAATTTTCAATAATAGTATCAAAATTTACACTTATCCATTTTCTGGCTTTTTGTGAATGATCGAAAATTGCCTGAATAAATTTCTTTCGCTCTCCTTGGAATTTTTCAATGATACTTTTTTCATCGCTATTTAAGCTGAATCGGTAATCGGCAAAATAACTAAATAAAGGTTTAATAATTCCACGCATCTCCATGTAAACCAGTAGGGTTTTAATAGGAAGAATACGAATATTGCATAGTGCAGGAAGTGTATTTAACTTGATTTCCCAGTTTGTTTCAGCCTTTTTTATGAGCGTGAGAATCTGTTTTATGCCTAACAGGTCAGGAGTATCTCCAAATATGAAATTCTCAAGCACATTAACATTGTCATGATTTGCCAAAACAATGCAATCTGATTTTTTTCCATCGCGACCAGCTCTTCCAATTTCCTGAGAATAATTTTCGGTTGATTTTGGCAGATCGTAATGAATTACATACCGAATGTTACTTTTATCTATTCCCATTCCAAAAGCAATTGTTGCAACTACACAATTTACTTTGTTATCCATAAATTGATTTTGAATTTCTTCGCGATCCTCGCTTTTTAATCCGGCATGATATGCTTTGGAAGATATTCCTTTCGAGCTTAAAATTTTAGAAACTACCTCTGCTGTTTTTTGCTGTGTTACATATACAATACCACATTCATTTTTTCTTTTACTTAACAAGGATATTAATTGATCATTTTTTTTTGATTGAGTAACAGGTATAACTTCTAAATTTAAATTCGATCGATAAAATCCAGTAATGCTAACTTGTTCTTTAGGAATTGAAAATTTAGTCGACATATCCTCAATTACTTTAGGAGTTGCTGTTGCAGTAAGTAAAAGAACCTGTTTCGCTTTAAATTCATTTCTATAATCGGGTAGTTTTAAGTAATCTGGTCTAAAGTTATGTCCCCACTCAGAAATACAATGGGCTTCATCAACTACCATAAGCGAAATTGGAATTTCTTTTAAAAATCTTCTAAAACGTTCATTTTTAAATCGCTCAACCGATATCATTAGTATTTTATGTCGCTTAGCGCGGATACCATTCATAATATCCTGTTCTTCTTCTTTTGAAAGAGAAGAGTCAATACGTACGGCCGATATATTTTTAGATTGCAAGAAATCAATTTGATCTTTAATTAAGGCCAATAAGGGAGAAACCACTAATGTTAACTCGGCTAATTGTAAGGCTGGTAATTGATAACACAAGGATTTTCCTGAGCCTGTTGGAAAAATAGCTATGGCAGATTTTCCTTCCAGAATATTCGAAATTACTTCTTTTTGACCTGGTTTAAAAGTTGAAAAACCAAAATTATCTTTTAAAAGATTTTTTAACATGATTTTATGATGATGTGAAACAGATAATTACAAGTGTAAGTGAATTTATAAAACTTATAAATTGTTTTATAAAATTCGAATACCGAAATTAATCAATTAATTGCATATTATAGGATAATTGTAACAACTAATGGGTAGAGTGTACTTGTTAAAAATTTCTTAAGAATTAATATCTCTTTGATCTGAGTATAGTATTTTGTTCTTTTGTATCGCAGGCGATATAAATTAAAATATGGAAAAATCAGACACCAAAAAAAAAGACTTATTGAAATTAGACAATCAATTGTGTTTTTCGATTTATGCAGCATCCCGTTTAATGATTAGGATGTATCAAACTTATTTGGATGACCTAGGTGTTACTTATCCGCAGTACTTGGTTTTGCTAATTTTGTGGGAAAAAGAAGGCGTTGGTGTTAACGAGATTGCTAGTAGGTTATATTTAAACACAAATACTGTTACACCATTGCTAAAAAGAATGGAACAGCTTAAAATTATTGAGAGAAATAAATGCTGTAATGATGAGCGAAAAGTTTTAATTTGTTTAACAGAGAAAGGAAAGGACTTAGAGAAAATTGCTCAAAAAATTCCATCTTGTTTAATTGCAAACAATCAGTATGAGCTCGATAAAACAATATCCCTAAAGAGTGAATTAGATATTTTAATTAAACAAATGATAAAATAAGGATGCATATTCTCGTATTATTATTAAGCACATTAGTATGAATTTTACTATAGTTTCATAAATGTTGAAATATATTAGCAGATTTCTTAAAAAAGAGCAAACCTATTCGGCAGTTGGTCGAAAGTTGTTGAAGCTAGCTTTTCCAATAATAGGCTCGTATTTGTTGCACATGACCTATAATCTTACCGATATGATTTGGGTTGGTTATTTAGGTAGTGGAGCTGTTGCTGCTGTTGGATCGGCAGGATTCTTTTTGCATTTAGGTTGGGCAATGGCTTCTATAGTTACCGTTGGGGCCAATGTTAAGATTGCTCATTCGGTTGGCGCTAAAAATATGGATGATGCTGCACGATATTCTACCTCAGGCTTATGGGGAATTGGTAGTATTGCCATTCTTTTTACCTCGGTGTTTTTAACTTTCCCAGAGCATTTTATTGGCTTTTTTCAAATGAAAGATGCTGCGGTTAACGAAATGGCTACTTCTTATCTCATAATCAGTGCATTTGGAATTATTGTTAGCTTTGTTAATCTTCTTTTTATCAGCATTTTTAATGCGCATGGAAAAACAAAAATATCTTTTAAAGCTAGTGTAATTGGTACATTGATAAATATAATTCTCGATCCACTTTTAATTATTGTATTTGAGTTTGGAGTTGAGGGAGCAGCAGTTGCATCTATTGTAGGAAGAACTTGTAGTTTGGTATTCTTCTTTATTACTATGAAGAAGTTTGAGAACATCCGATTTAAGGGCTTGTTCCCAAAATCGAGTAAATTACAAACTTTATTTGCTGTTGGTACTCCCGCTGCAATTCAACGAATTTCATTTTCTATTATCTATATTTTTCTGGCACGAATTATTGCCGATTGGGGACCCAATGCCATAGCAGTTCAGAAAATTGGTGTTCAAATAGAGTCCATAACATTTATGATTGTTGGCGGATTAATGCAAGCTGTAACCATTATGGTTGGTCATAGTTATGGTGCAAAAAATTTAACCGAAGTTCCAAATATATATCGAGCAGGTTGGCGAATTGCTTTTCTTGTAGCATTTGTTACCACCTTAATCTTTTTATTATTACCCCAAACATTATTCTCAATATTTGTACCCGAACAGGAAAGTATATTAATGGGAAAGGATTATTTAATGATTTTGGCTGTTTCACAGTTGTTTATGTGTTTGGAAATGATATCGGCAGGAGTATTTAATGGCTTAGGAAAAACAAAAATACCGGCTACCGTTAGTGTTATTTTTACTTCTCTTCGTTTACCAGGGGCTTATTTTTTAGGCTTTTATACCTTCTTAAGTTTAAACGGAGTTTGGTGGAGTATTACAGGAAGTAGTATATTAAAAGGACTTGTCCTTTATTTTTTATTAAGAACTTATTTTAAGAACAATACATTTGGTAAATTCTAATTGATATGAATCGATTAAATAATATAACAGAAGCCTTAAAGTGTGATGGAATTCGAAAGAGTTTGATTAATGGACAATTTGGAATTGAAAAGGAAAATGTAAGAGTCGATTACAAAGG
This genomic interval from uncultured Marinifilum sp. contains the following:
- a CDS encoding MarR family transcriptional regulator; translated protein: MEKSDTKKKDLLKLDNQLCFSIYAASRLMIRMYQTYLDDLGVTYPQYLVLLILWEKEGVGVNEIASRLYLNTNTVTPLLKRMEQLKIIERNKCCNDERKVLICLTEKGKDLEKIAQKIPSCLIANNQYELDKTISLKSELDILIKQMIK
- a CDS encoding transposase, translated to MNGDKFRRQYKTNLSGFDQWDKKLHAKDYLIFPENIGSNLALDETAFSNGELYTILSNKDKKGKQGSLVGVFNGTQADSIISLIREHISEELRYTVKEVTLDMAGSMNKIVRKCFLKAEITTDRFHVQKLANDAVQELRIKHRWKIIDDENAEYKKAKLEGKLYKPEILENGDTLRQLMARARYALYKSPEKWTTSQEIRARLLFERFPEIKKAYRLSDGLRKIYNQSLEPNVARLKLAQWFDEIERAGMDSFNSIKRTFEVHHKQIVNYFLNRSTNAFAESLNAKIKNFRRSLRGIVDLDFFLFRLSKIFA
- a CDS encoding MATE family efflux transporter, with amino-acid sequence MLKYISRFLKKEQTYSAVGRKLLKLAFPIIGSYLLHMTYNLTDMIWVGYLGSGAVAAVGSAGFFLHLGWAMASIVTVGANVKIAHSVGAKNMDDAARYSTSGLWGIGSIAILFTSVFLTFPEHFIGFFQMKDAAVNEMATSYLIISAFGIIVSFVNLLFISIFNAHGKTKISFKASVIGTLINIILDPLLIIVFEFGVEGAAVASIVGRTCSLVFFFITMKKFENIRFKGLFPKSSKLQTLFAVGTPAAIQRISFSIIYIFLARIIADWGPNAIAVQKIGVQIESITFMIVGGLMQAVTIMVGHSYGAKNLTEVPNIYRAGWRIAFLVAFVTTLIFLLLPQTLFSIFVPEQESILMGKDYLMILAVSQLFMCLEMISAGVFNGLGKTKIPATVSVIFTSLRLPGAYFLGFYTFLSLNGVWWSITGSSILKGLVLYFLLRTYFKNNTFGKF
- a CDS encoding ATP-dependent DNA helicase RecQ, whose amino-acid sequence is MLKNLLKDNFGFSTFKPGQKEVISNILEGKSAIAIFPTGSGKSLCYQLPALQLAELTLVVSPLLALIKDQIDFLQSKNISAVRIDSSLSKEEEQDIMNGIRAKRHKILMISVERFKNERFRRFLKEIPISLMVVDEAHCISEWGHNFRPDYLKLPDYRNEFKAKQVLLLTATATPKVIEDMSTKFSIPKEQVSITGFYRSNLNLEVIPVTQSKKNDQLISLLSKRKNECGIVYVTQQKTAEVVSKILSSKGISSKAYHAGLKSEDREEIQNQFMDNKVNCVVATIAFGMGIDKSNIRYVIHYDLPKSTENYSQEIGRAGRDGKKSDCIVLANHDNVNVLENFIFGDTPDLLGIKQILTLIKKAETNWEIKLNTLPALCNIRILPIKTLLVYMEMRGIIKPLFSYFADYRFSLNSDEKSIIEKFQGERKKFIQAIFDHSQKARKWISVNFDTIIENYPTDRNRIVSALEYFDKQQLINLEAKLMVDVFAITNTSFDIDEIAQELYDSFKQKEEVEVNRIREMLSLFESKTCISKNLANYFGEYPEWEKCGHCSVCKSGSIKIENSNHLKALSEFDYEELCGQTIDKLENKYTNTLLTKFLCGINTPIFTRLKLKQSKYFSYLENYRFGDVLEWVNKNNK
- a CDS encoding YkgJ family cysteine cluster protein — encoded protein: MNEKAREELTKYRRLRDEVSEVSNKLAALHKNEMACKKGCSDCCMNFQVLPVEYFSILEELKQNPPDAHKVLDEDAEGCNFLIDDLCQIYESRPFICRTHGLPLLFMNQEGDAWELSACPLNFTSFDDFHSENTFPQDTYNSKLFLINQEFVKNYKEEQFNDFDLISINRLVKDLKK
- a CDS encoding MFS transporter; translation: MKRNPNYPFAPKKFPIFYGWVSLIAGTLGVLCSIPGQTMGVSVFTDYLMESLQLSRDALSSAYLIGTVTSSFFLTYAGKIYDKFGARFTAIIAALGLTITLMLFSVSNKITAGISEFTDINFSVISFVCIALFFFFLRFSGQGVLTLASRNLIMKWFDQRRGLANSISSAFQSFGFAVSPLFIAMLIGKFNWNITYQILAVLTLLFIVFAFVFFRDNPEECGLIPDGKKLKPKVKSNPTFKTKKQYTLKEARNTWVFWVFALALSFNSFFITGFTFNVISIFDSCGLSEQKALSVFIPASVISIISAVIGNLVSDYIRLQKLLIIFLLGCLLATLGVAILEYPLGYYVLILGNGIMGGLFSVLAAITWPRFYGREHLGAISGLAMSMIVFSSAIAPLFFSRIFTLTGSYSLAGYIGVSTAILLLLFSVKAKNPQLC